The Solanum stenotomum isolate F172 unplaced genomic scaffold, ASM1918654v1 scaffold23989, whole genome shotgun sequence genome includes a region encoding these proteins:
- the LOC125851303 gene encoding uncharacterized protein LOC125851303, which translates to MSILWEKSGTWRWLVRRTKESKPFFIGFATVCGVIPGIIGFCVMSATNTRSPELEAKLRKNARPDTLMMGKVNKERLAEYLGELQRKENTNDRYVAALKGETLTRKPYQRIQPVPNPSDIEAKKEQK; encoded by the exons ATGTCGATTCTGTGGGAGAAGAGTGGAACATGGCGGTGGTTAGTGAGGAGAACGAAGGAATCGAAGCCGTTCTTCATCGGATTCGCCACCGTTTGCGGCGTCATTCCGGGGATTATTGGTTTCTGCGTTATGTCAGCCACCAATACTCGCAGTCCTGAACTTGAAGCCAAACTCCGGAAGAACGCTCGCCCCGATACCCTA ATGATGGGTAAAGTTAATAAAGAGAGGTTGGCTGAGTACCTCGGTGAACTGCAGAGAAAGGAGAACACAAATGACAGATATGTTGCAGCTTTAAAGGGTGAAACGTTGACAAGGAAACCTTACCAAAGAATTCAACCAGTCCCAAATCCAAGTGATATTGAAGCAAAGAAGGAACAGAAGTAG